The proteins below are encoded in one region of Avibacterium volantium:
- a CDS encoding TIGR04211 family SH3 domain-containing protein, with the protein MRKITKILFLFFLSVPFAQAETRYVTENLSTFLRKGAGDQFKIAGAIRSGEPVTVLNHKDRYTLIRDSKNREAWILTSELSSTPSSKDENPRLKAKIEELTLKLNQLDGDWQQRTSEMQRRTKQAEQQSSQLLEQNSQLNRELEITKNKNRDLEAMLDAGKREIAIQWFIYGGSVLGVGLLLGLILPFIMPKRRRRDGWA; encoded by the coding sequence ATGCGAAAAATTACTAAGATCTTGTTTTTATTCTTTCTTTCCGTACCCTTTGCTCAAGCAGAAACCCGTTATGTAACAGAAAACCTTTCCACCTTTTTACGCAAAGGGGCGGGCGATCAATTTAAAATTGCAGGAGCAATTCGTTCAGGCGAACCGGTAACCGTGCTAAATCACAAAGATCGCTATACGCTCATTCGTGATAGCAAAAATCGTGAAGCTTGGATCTTAACCTCTGAACTTTCTAGCACGCCAAGCAGTAAAGATGAGAATCCAAGATTAAAAGCTAAAATTGAAGAATTAACCTTAAAACTCAATCAGTTAGATGGTGATTGGCAACAACGCACCAGCGAAATGCAACGCCGCACCAAACAAGCTGAGCAACAAAGCAGCCAATTATTAGAGCAAAATTCTCAGCTCAACCGTGAACTTGAAATTACCAAAAATAAAAACCGTGATTTAGAAGCAATGCTTGACGCTGGCAAACGTGAAATCGCAATCCAATGGTTTATTTATGGCGGTTCGGTGCTAGGTGTTGGTTTGCTACTTGGCTTAATCTTACCTTTCATTATGCCAAAACGTCGCCGCCGTGATGGCTGGGCATAA